The following are encoded together in the Bradyrhizobium sp. CCGUVB1N3 genome:
- a CDS encoding LysR family transcriptional regulator, with amino-acid sequence MPPIESRQLRYFMYLADELSFSRAARKANISQSSMTDQLQRLEDVLGVRLVDRNRRNVCLTPAGSVLRREGQDLLERIEALAEKTRAAGGISRERLRIGYSEMALSSPMPRIIQNFRHRYPDTDTILLEQSSNGSERALLHGTFDCLFVPDLQAHPRISSLGIGNDTVLACMPDSCRLLDSPSVCPEQFREESIILPEEGSRFGDRIMAAFARADVRPKIAARMSRASAILTLVAAEAGIGFIPLSLVGLVPDGVGVRPFANPPLTIPFSLVWRNDPANCVVERFVAIARETVGQADKLASGSTMAISSA; translated from the coding sequence ATGCCACCCATCGAGTCACGTCAACTCCGCTATTTCATGTATCTGGCGGACGAGCTGAGCTTCAGTCGAGCAGCTCGGAAGGCGAATATTTCGCAATCGTCGATGACCGACCAATTGCAGCGGCTCGAGGATGTCTTGGGCGTACGCCTTGTCGATCGGAACAGGCGCAACGTTTGCCTGACACCCGCTGGAAGCGTTTTAAGGCGAGAAGGCCAGGATTTGCTCGAGCGGATCGAAGCATTGGCCGAGAAGACGCGTGCGGCGGGTGGCATTTCCAGGGAGCGATTGCGGATCGGCTACTCCGAGATGGCTCTCAGTTCGCCCATGCCGCGGATCATCCAGAACTTTCGGCATCGCTACCCCGACACGGATACCATTCTGCTTGAGCAGTCGTCCAATGGCTCTGAACGCGCATTGTTGCACGGCACCTTTGATTGTCTGTTCGTGCCAGACTTGCAGGCGCACCCAAGGATTTCGAGCTTGGGCATTGGCAATGACACGGTACTTGCATGCATGCCCGACTCCTGCCGCCTGCTCGATAGCCCTTCGGTATGCCCTGAACAGTTCCGAGAGGAGTCCATCATTCTACCCGAGGAAGGGAGCCGCTTCGGTGATCGAATAATGGCCGCATTTGCGCGCGCGGACGTCCGGCCAAAGATCGCCGCCCGAATGTCCCGTGCATCTGCGATCCTGACGCTCGTCGCTGCCGAGGCTGGAATTGGGTTCATTCCGCTGTCCCTTGTCGGCCTGGTACCGGATGGCGTGGGAGTTCGACCATTTGCCAACCCGCCTTTGACCATCCCCTTTTCGTTGGTATGGCGGAACGATCCAGCCAATTGCGTCGTCGAACGCTTCGTCGCGATCGCGCGCGAAACTGTCGGGCAAGCCGATAAACTAGCGTCCGGGAGCACGATGGCGATCTCGTCTGCGTGA
- a CDS encoding ecdysteroid 22-kinase family protein — MLPLTTRRQFAGRNTAPSPAGGTMSAAFPVSLGEVDPAWLTNVLRANRLIAPSERVDGFEATPIGLGFGQTGESARLTLRYAQSGTPTKGPASLFVKFATTDPVRRKASKAIGLYQREIDCYNVLLKAASVRAPGCYFAETTCDGEFFALLLEDLPNHRPGDETVGLKVEEARLAIDLMAQLHGPYWGKMAKVDLAPLVMPSRDRYVTAWTEMEARFGEHVPDRFRSAREAYLDAIVPLQKWLTSQPSTLGHGDLRLDNLLFGQNGKDPIVAVDWQAVRPSKGMRDFAYLVSHSMNVDDRRANEHELLRRYVERIGSFGIRYSLEDAREDYRKAMLFDFCTVLYIVGININTHERALRRKHALMNRAVTAMLDWNVLDLLPEFR; from the coding sequence GTGCTACCTCTGACGACAAGAAGACAATTTGCAGGACGGAATACAGCACCGTCGCCTGCGGGAGGAACGATGAGCGCTGCTTTTCCTGTTTCGTTAGGGGAAGTCGATCCTGCGTGGTTGACGAACGTCTTGCGAGCGAACCGGCTGATAGCGCCAAGCGAAAGGGTCGATGGCTTCGAGGCTACCCCGATCGGACTTGGTTTCGGGCAAACGGGCGAATCTGCGCGCTTGACGTTGCGCTATGCACAATCGGGAACACCGACGAAGGGACCGGCCAGCCTGTTTGTGAAATTCGCAACGACTGATCCGGTGAGGCGGAAGGCGTCGAAGGCGATCGGCCTCTATCAGAGAGAAATTGATTGTTACAATGTCCTGTTGAAGGCCGCGAGCGTTCGTGCGCCGGGATGTTACTTCGCCGAGACGACGTGCGACGGCGAATTCTTTGCGCTTCTTCTCGAGGATCTTCCCAACCACCGCCCTGGCGACGAAACGGTCGGCCTCAAGGTCGAAGAGGCCCGCCTTGCTATCGATCTCATGGCTCAATTGCACGGTCCATATTGGGGCAAGATGGCGAAGGTGGATCTCGCACCGCTCGTGATGCCGTCGCGCGACCGGTATGTCACCGCCTGGACTGAGATGGAGGCGCGGTTCGGAGAGCATGTGCCAGATCGCTTCCGTTCCGCGCGCGAAGCCTATCTCGACGCCATCGTCCCGCTTCAGAAATGGCTTACCTCCCAGCCGTCAACGTTGGGGCACGGCGATCTTCGTCTCGACAATCTGTTGTTTGGGCAAAACGGCAAAGACCCGATCGTCGCGGTCGATTGGCAAGCCGTGCGTCCGTCAAAGGGGATGCGGGATTTCGCCTATCTGGTCAGTCACAGCATGAACGTGGACGACAGGCGTGCCAACGAGCACGAGCTGCTGCGGCGTTACGTCGAACGTATCGGATCGTTCGGGATACGATATTCGTTAGAAGATGCGCGCGAAGACTACCGCAAGGCGATGCTGTTCGACTTTTGCACGGTTTTGTACATCGTTGGCATCAACATCAACACCCACGAACGAGCATTGAGGCGCAAGCACGCGCTAATGAACCGTGCCGTCACGGCCATGCTGGATTGGAACGTGCTCGATCTGCTCCCGGAATTCCGATGA
- a CDS encoding MFS transporter has translation MTTTTDVSPIVAVDRLYTKIAWRIVPILILIFLFANLDRANVGFAALQMRQELGFSNAAYGLGAGIFFIGYFLFEIPSNVALQKVGAKIWFARIVLTWGMATIGLAFVTDTTWFYVLRFVIGAAEAGTAPGVMLYLSQWVPDSQRGRFNSLYWVSVPIAFVAAGPLSGLIMTQFHGAAGYSGWQWLFAIEGGLTVLVAPLILFGLANDIKDANWLTNDEKRVAQDAVTTLARTADAHTYRDALRKPETLLACLAYFFLLIGYYGIAFWLPQLIKQAGISDTMTIGWLSALPWLAAGLSVVFVGPFSDGPGRRGAVRTIAILGTAIGFGMSAYFSTSIPLSLFGLTMAAVGILSASTVFWANLARIYIGGAAAVGFATINSIGNLGGFVSPYMLGLITDATGSTVLGMYAIAASVAISGVLMSICFKKSDA, from the coding sequence ATGACGACGACAACTGACGTAAGTCCAATCGTAGCCGTAGACCGCCTCTACACCAAGATCGCTTGGCGGATCGTCCCGATCCTTATTCTGATCTTCCTCTTTGCCAATCTCGACCGGGCCAACGTCGGATTTGCGGCCCTGCAAATGCGTCAGGAGCTGGGTTTCAGCAATGCTGCGTACGGCCTCGGCGCCGGCATCTTTTTTATTGGTTATTTCCTGTTCGAGATTCCAAGCAACGTTGCGCTGCAAAAAGTGGGCGCCAAGATCTGGTTTGCCCGCATTGTTCTGACTTGGGGCATGGCCACAATCGGATTGGCTTTCGTGACGGATACGACCTGGTTCTACGTTCTACGCTTCGTCATCGGCGCCGCGGAGGCCGGGACCGCACCGGGTGTCATGCTGTACCTGTCGCAATGGGTCCCAGACAGCCAACGCGGCCGCTTCAACTCTCTTTATTGGGTCTCCGTGCCGATTGCATTCGTTGCGGCGGGGCCGCTTTCGGGTCTGATCATGACGCAGTTCCACGGCGCGGCCGGATACTCCGGCTGGCAATGGCTGTTTGCGATCGAGGGCGGTCTGACAGTGCTTGTCGCGCCACTTATTCTGTTCGGCCTGGCGAACGACATCAAGGATGCCAATTGGTTGACCAACGATGAAAAGCGGGTGGCACAGGATGCCGTCACGACGCTTGCAAGGACAGCCGATGCGCACACCTATAGGGATGCGCTACGGAAGCCGGAGACGCTGCTGGCCTGCCTGGCCTATTTCTTCCTCCTGATTGGCTATTATGGCATCGCGTTCTGGCTGCCACAGTTGATCAAGCAGGCCGGGATTTCGGACACGATGACGATCGGCTGGCTGTCCGCGCTGCCGTGGTTGGCGGCTGGTCTCTCAGTCGTTTTTGTCGGCCCGTTTTCGGATGGCCCCGGACGAAGAGGTGCGGTGCGGACGATTGCCATTCTGGGGACTGCGATCGGGTTCGGGATGAGCGCCTATTTCAGCACCAGCATTCCGTTATCGCTGTTCGGCCTGACGATGGCGGCAGTCGGTATCCTGTCCGCCTCGACGGTGTTTTGGGCCAACCTCGCGCGAATCTACATCGGTGGGGCGGCCGCGGTTGGCTTCGCAACCATCAACTCGATCGGAAATCTTGGCGGCTTTGTCAGCCCTTACATGCTTGGCCTGATCACTGACGCAACCGGTTCGACCGTCCTTGGCATGTACGCCATCGCGGCCAGTGTCGCGATCTCAGGCGTGCTCATGTCGATCTGTTTCAAAAAATCCGATGCGTGA
- a CDS encoding MaoC/PaaZ C-terminal domain-containing protein, protein MNLDHVVARRFAPNHQSYDWRDCALYALGLGMGDDPLDEDELPYVYEGRDQRAVPSMSVTLGWPPLWIAEPETGIAWTKALHGEQRLTLHRPLPVSGSIRAEHRVSAVEDKGPMRGALLYLDTELFDATSGERLATLCATDFLRGDGGCGNFGSPPVAITRIADEARSSTSITYRTPHQAALLYRLVSRDYMPIHADPSVARDAGFDRPISHGLNTLGLACRAILKRHAPGRPELIDTLAARFIAPAYPGDTIRFDLFETDEAIRFQAWALERQVMLLDRGECRLLDPSRA, encoded by the coding sequence ATGAACCTTGATCATGTTGTCGCGCGGCGTTTTGCGCCGAACCATCAATCCTACGATTGGCGCGATTGCGCGCTTTACGCGCTCGGCCTCGGCATGGGCGACGACCCCTTGGACGAGGACGAATTGCCTTACGTCTACGAGGGCCGCGATCAACGTGCCGTCCCAAGCATGAGCGTAACGCTCGGCTGGCCGCCTCTCTGGATCGCCGAGCCCGAGACCGGCATTGCCTGGACCAAGGCCTTACATGGCGAACAGCGTCTCACGCTGCACCGCCCACTGCCGGTCAGCGGATCCATTCGTGCCGAACACCGCGTCAGTGCTGTCGAAGACAAGGGGCCGATGCGCGGCGCCCTGCTCTACCTCGATACCGAGCTGTTCGACGCTACCAGCGGCGAGCGACTGGCCACCCTCTGCGCGACGGATTTCCTGCGTGGCGATGGTGGCTGCGGCAATTTTGGTTCGCCGCCCGTCGCGATCACACGAATAGCTGACGAGGCAAGATCCAGCACCAGTATCACTTACCGGACTCCGCATCAGGCGGCGCTACTTTATCGCCTCGTCAGCCGCGACTACATGCCTATCCACGCCGACCCCTCGGTCGCCCGCGACGCAGGCTTTGATCGACCAATCTCGCACGGCTTGAATACGCTGGGCCTCGCCTGCCGCGCGATCCTAAAGAGGCACGCGCCGGGCCGCCCAGAGTTGATCGACACGCTGGCAGCGAGATTTATCGCGCCAGCCTATCCCGGCGATACGATCCGGTTCGACCTGTTCGAAACAGACGAGGCAATTCGGTTTCAGGCGTGGGCGCTCGAAAGACAAGTGATGTTGCTCGATCGAGGCGAATGCCGGCTCCTCGATCCTTCACGAGCTTAG
- a CDS encoding branched-chain amino acid ABC transporter permease, which translates to MIALLIANSLALASLLIMLSSGLALIYGLRDVINFGHGAIYMLGAYLGYTIATVGGFWLALLLVPILLALLGIAFEYLALRPLQRRSHIEVALVTLGLGIIVGQIIIYIYGGEARSVDAPKILSGSVTILHLSYPVYRLFLIVMGLGSCALLALWLRSTSSGLYVRAVSQDPSVARMMGINADRLSLLVTSLSTAFAGIAGVLAGPYLSVDPGMDVVMIVNCLIIVVIGGTGSIGGAIVAALLFGFVQVAGSVFLPNLAALVPYILLMVVLLIAPGGIGRGRVLG; encoded by the coding sequence GTGATCGCGCTCTTGATCGCGAATTCGCTGGCGCTCGCCTCCTTGCTGATCATGCTGTCGAGCGGGCTTGCCTTGATCTACGGTCTGCGCGACGTCATCAATTTCGGGCATGGCGCGATCTACATGCTCGGTGCCTATCTTGGCTATACGATAGCCACCGTCGGGGGATTCTGGCTGGCACTGCTGCTGGTCCCGATCCTGCTGGCGTTGCTTGGGATCGCATTCGAGTATCTGGCCCTGCGGCCGTTGCAGAGGCGCTCGCACATCGAAGTCGCGCTGGTCACGCTGGGTCTTGGCATCATCGTAGGTCAAATCATCATCTACATCTACGGTGGCGAGGCGCGCAGCGTCGACGCCCCGAAGATCCTTTCGGGATCGGTCACCATTCTCCACCTTTCTTACCCCGTATACCGCCTCTTCCTCATTGTGATGGGGCTCGGCTCCTGTGCGCTGCTCGCGCTATGGCTGCGCTCGACCTCGTCGGGACTGTATGTGCGGGCGGTTAGCCAAGACCCCTCGGTCGCGCGCATGATGGGAATCAATGCCGACCGCCTCAGTCTGCTGGTCACCAGCCTCAGCACGGCCTTTGCCGGCATCGCCGGTGTGCTGGCCGGGCCCTATCTGTCGGTCGATCCCGGAATGGACGTCGTCATGATCGTGAACTGCCTGATCATCGTTGTGATCGGTGGTACCGGCAGTATTGGCGGCGCAATCGTTGCGGCGCTGCTGTTCGGCTTTGTTCAGGTCGCGGGATCGGTTTTTCTGCCCAATCTCGCGGCGCTCGTGCCCTACATCTTGCTGATGGTCGTTCTGCTGATCGCACCGGGCGGCATTGGGCGCGGGAGGGTGCTGGGTTGA
- a CDS encoding branched-chain amino acid ABC transporter permease: MSNDAMMGGLHEPAAATFGGSISRRPLAIIVGLIGLATGAVVPTYLASDFVLRLGGEGLLLGLLALSVAFLMNQAGLVALGAASIYGGAGYLFAIGMSDWGLTPTVALGVAFLLLLVYSAMLGALIVRTNPLAFMMLTLAAGEMVSHAVLLEGLRDYTGGADGLVVRINGSVLGVDAARFTDPAQFWSLAFVVTALVGLAFWGIGRSRLGAMLRAIRENEERMRFSGFNTFLPRLIGYVLVNVVAAIAGFLHVLNAGFVSPESLGLFVSTNTLVAALIGGISGSLGPILGGLIFSFAQDEFGARGLTQLLTGIAIVVFIVVFPRGVVGGLSGLSKRLGWRRET, from the coding sequence TTGAGCAACGATGCGATGATGGGAGGCCTGCACGAACCTGCGGCTGCTACATTTGGTGGCTCGATTTCCCGGAGGCCGCTGGCAATCATCGTCGGACTGATCGGGCTAGCCACGGGCGCAGTCGTTCCGACCTATCTCGCCAGCGATTTTGTACTCCGACTTGGTGGTGAGGGCTTGCTGTTGGGTTTACTAGCCCTAAGTGTCGCCTTCCTGATGAATCAAGCTGGGCTCGTGGCGCTTGGGGCTGCCAGTATCTATGGCGGCGCCGGATATCTTTTCGCGATCGGCATGAGCGATTGGGGCCTCACACCGACGGTGGCATTGGGTGTCGCATTCCTGCTTCTTCTTGTCTATTCGGCCATGCTCGGCGCATTGATCGTCCGAACGAACCCGCTTGCTTTCATGATGCTGACACTCGCCGCCGGCGAGATGGTGAGCCACGCAGTGCTGCTTGAGGGATTGCGCGACTATACCGGCGGCGCCGACGGACTCGTGGTGCGGATCAATGGATCGGTTCTCGGCGTCGACGCAGCTCGCTTTACGGATCCGGCGCAGTTCTGGTCACTCGCCTTCGTCGTGACCGCGCTGGTCGGACTAGCATTTTGGGGGATCGGACGGTCCCGTCTCGGTGCCATGCTCCGCGCTATCAGGGAGAACGAGGAGCGGATGCGCTTTTCCGGATTCAATACCTTCCTGCCGCGGCTGATCGGATATGTCCTCGTCAACGTCGTGGCCGCGATTGCGGGCTTTCTGCATGTACTCAATGCCGGCTTCGTATCGCCGGAGAGCTTGGGCCTGTTTGTCAGCACCAATACGTTGGTCGCCGCGCTGATCGGCGGCATCTCCGGTTCGCTCGGGCCGATCCTCGGCGGGCTGATCTTCTCCTTTGCACAGGATGAGTTCGGCGCGCGCGGGCTAACGCAATTGCTGACCGGCATCGCCATCGTCGTGTTCATCGTCGTGTTCCCGCGCGGTGTCGTCGGTGGGCTATCCGGTCTATCGAAGCGGCTCGGCTGGCGGCGGGAGACCTGA
- a CDS encoding ABC transporter ATP-binding protein → MLAIEKLSVSYGSVRALSDVDLEVHGDGVLHGVIGPNGAGKSTLLDAICGRRRPSSGRVRYCGEDITRRSISWRRRQGMARSFQRTSIFQDLTVHDQLKLVAQHLGDDRLDDVIEVMDLGGYLDQKAGRIAYGVQRRVDVALALIGRPRLLLMDEPGAGLSATETLRLFEHVRDLVRERRIAAVVVEHDVDAVFACCGMVTVLDLGRHLATGAPEAIRADHRVIAAYLGTAA, encoded by the coding sequence ATGCTCGCGATCGAGAAACTATCGGTGAGTTATGGCTCGGTGCGCGCGCTGAGTGACGTCGATCTCGAGGTTCACGGTGATGGCGTCCTGCACGGGGTCATCGGCCCCAATGGGGCGGGCAAGTCCACCTTGCTTGATGCGATCTGCGGCCGCCGGCGTCCGAGCTCTGGACGCGTCCGCTATTGCGGCGAGGATATCACGCGCCGATCGATCAGCTGGCGTCGCCGGCAGGGCATGGCGCGATCGTTTCAGCGCACCAGCATCTTCCAGGATCTGACTGTGCATGACCAACTCAAGCTGGTCGCGCAGCATCTTGGCGACGATCGACTCGACGATGTCATCGAGGTCATGGATCTCGGCGGCTATCTCGACCAGAAAGCGGGGCGCATCGCCTACGGCGTTCAGCGCCGGGTCGACGTCGCGCTAGCACTGATCGGTCGTCCCCGTCTGCTGTTGATGGACGAGCCGGGGGCCGGCCTGTCAGCCACGGAGACGCTGCGTCTGTTCGAGCATGTCCGCGATCTCGTCCGCGAGCGGCGGATTGCAGCCGTCGTGGTCGAGCACGATGTCGATGCGGTGTTCGCCTGCTGCGGTATGGTCACCGTGCTGGATCTCGGGCGACATCTCGCCACAGGGGCACCCGAAGCAATTCGCGCCGACCATCGCGTGATCGCGGCGTATCTGGGGACGGCGGCATGA
- a CDS encoding ABC transporter ATP-binding protein: MSALRIQSLFAGYGASTVLRGIDLTVEEGESVALVGRNGAGKSTLLLSVFRETTISSGEIWVRGRRIDSLPGYTAAKLGVSIAPQGRRILPNLTVKENLLLGRSTGRAGHWILKTIYELFPVLEERADRPGTMLSGGQQQMLAIGRALMANPSLILLDEPSEGLSPVLIDGLVDTLNAIRSGGTGVLVVEQHLSLVRRATDRFVILAKGEVVGTGAIDAIGAPENQALMAL, from the coding sequence ATGAGCGCGCTGCGAATCCAGTCGCTGTTTGCGGGCTATGGCGCATCCACCGTATTGCGCGGCATAGACCTCACGGTCGAGGAGGGAGAATCGGTCGCGCTGGTCGGCCGCAACGGCGCCGGCAAGTCGACTCTGCTCCTCTCTGTGTTTCGCGAGACCACTATCTCGTCCGGCGAGATCTGGGTTCGCGGCCGCCGGATCGACAGCCTGCCGGGTTACACGGCTGCGAAACTTGGTGTGTCGATTGCACCGCAGGGACGGCGCATCCTGCCGAACCTGACGGTCAAGGAGAACCTGCTGCTGGGCCGGTCGACCGGCCGGGCAGGGCATTGGATCTTGAAGACCATCTACGAGCTGTTTCCGGTGCTCGAGGAGCGCGCCGATCGGCCCGGCACCATGCTGAGCGGCGGCCAGCAGCAGATGCTGGCGATCGGCCGCGCCCTGATGGCCAATCCTAGCCTCATCCTGCTCGATGAGCCCTCGGAAGGTCTTTCACCAGTGCTGATCGACGGGTTGGTCGACACGCTCAACGCAATCCGCAGCGGCGGGACCGGCGTGCTTGTAGTCGAGCAGCATCTCAGCCTCGTCAGGCGCGCAACCGATCGGTTTGTCATTCTGGCGAAAGGGGAAGTCGTCGGGACAGGCGCGATTGACGCCATCGGGGCACCGGAGAACCAGGCTTTGATGGCGCTCTAG
- a CDS encoding ABC transporter substrate-binding protein: protein MKISSTGPAFGALRTATIGAALAFTVATTAIAEDTVKIGVLLIDSGPLAGLKDTQVKAVNLAIEQINAAGGAAGKKLEATFISYPGTPDTAVDGATRAVQKDGAMFITGMDTSAVTPALQAKLPALKAIMLEVMANADGLTGKNCTPNYFRVNANDSMIMGAFREFLKDQGIKKWDIIAVDYAAGRDSADKFKALVTSQGGTIGKTLFSPNGTPDFGTKISELGADPADGLFVTIFGSDAINLAKQQQQFGLFKKYKMVLGNSFVIPQTLPAQGETVLGVYQNIGFVAGFPGAKAEAFVKAYKDKYNGELPPYTSADQYAAIELIAAGLQKANSTDIDAVRAALSGLKTETVLGDVEVRAGDHQTARRMAISQIAMGPEGKPAYQIKKIEPGADIIPPVDPACKM, encoded by the coding sequence ATGAAGATATCATCCACAGGGCCGGCTTTCGGGGCGCTGCGCACGGCGACCATCGGCGCTGCGCTGGCGTTCACCGTCGCGACGACCGCCATTGCCGAGGATACGGTCAAGATCGGCGTACTCCTGATCGACAGTGGACCGCTCGCAGGGCTGAAGGACACCCAGGTCAAGGCTGTGAACCTCGCGATCGAGCAGATCAACGCCGCCGGCGGCGCGGCAGGCAAGAAGCTGGAAGCGACCTTCATCTCCTATCCCGGCACGCCCGATACCGCGGTGGATGGCGCCACCCGCGCAGTCCAGAAGGACGGTGCGATGTTCATCACCGGCATGGACACATCGGCGGTGACGCCTGCACTGCAGGCCAAGCTGCCGGCGCTGAAGGCCATCATGCTGGAAGTCATGGCCAATGCCGACGGCCTCACCGGAAAGAACTGCACGCCGAACTATTTCCGGGTCAATGCAAACGACTCCATGATCATGGGAGCCTTCAGGGAGTTCTTGAAGGACCAGGGTATCAAGAAGTGGGACATCATCGCGGTCGACTATGCAGCCGGGCGTGATTCTGCGGACAAGTTCAAGGCGCTGGTGACCTCACAGGGCGGAACCATTGGCAAGACCCTGTTCTCGCCCAACGGCACGCCGGATTTCGGTACCAAGATTTCGGAGCTCGGCGCCGATCCGGCAGACGGCCTGTTTGTGACGATCTTCGGCAGCGATGCGATCAATCTCGCCAAGCAGCAGCAACAGTTCGGCCTGTTCAAGAAGTACAAGATGGTACTGGGCAATTCCTTCGTGATCCCGCAGACGTTACCAGCGCAGGGCGAGACCGTGCTGGGCGTCTACCAGAACATCGGCTTCGTGGCCGGCTTCCCCGGCGCGAAAGCCGAAGCCTTCGTGAAGGCCTACAAGGACAAGTACAACGGCGAGCTCCCGCCCTACACCAGCGCCGACCAGTATGCTGCAATCGAATTGATCGCAGCGGGGCTTCAGAAAGCGAACTCGACCGACATCGACGCGGTTCGCGCGGCGCTGTCCGGCCTCAAGACAGAGACGGTGCTGGGGGATGTGGAGGTCCGCGCGGGTGATCATCAGACGGCGCGGCGGATGGCGATCAGTCAGATCGCGATGGGTCCGGAGGGCAAGCCGGCCTACCAGATCAAGAAGATCGAGCCGGGAGCTGACATTATTCCGCCAGTGGATCCCGCCTGCAAGATGTGA
- a CDS encoding zinc-binding dehydrogenase yields MKAAVLERRGADGVVWRDFPDPLPAAGESVLKVAAASVNRVDLYMRDNGNGITHQLPQVMGVEAAGEIVEAAPGSGLKVGAKAVLFSEAFCGKCRYCLAGDQSLCENVKIMGEHRHGGFADYIAMPSACFFPLPDDTDLVAAGALMTGHLTAWRMLFGKRALQPGESVMIVGIGGGVAVACLQLAKLVGARVLVTSSSDEKIARAIKLGADGGVNYRKDRVSAAIQQMSGGGVDMVIDSVGEASWGESLRSLRRGGRLVTCGATTGSNPPADLQRVFIRQLEIYGSTGGSVGEFRQLLDVFNRGLVKPVIDSSFKMADTPSALARLASGAQFGKVSLVA; encoded by the coding sequence ATGAAGGCGGCAGTCCTGGAACGACGCGGCGCGGACGGCGTGGTCTGGCGCGATTTCCCCGATCCCCTGCCGGCTGCAGGCGAGTCCGTGCTGAAGGTTGCGGCGGCATCGGTCAATCGCGTCGATCTCTACATGCGCGACAATGGCAACGGCATCACCCATCAATTGCCACAAGTGATGGGCGTCGAAGCGGCTGGCGAGATCGTCGAGGCCGCCCCGGGAAGCGGGCTGAAGGTGGGTGCGAAGGCGGTGCTCTTCTCCGAAGCTTTTTGCGGCAAATGCCGTTACTGCCTGGCGGGCGATCAGTCGCTTTGCGAGAACGTCAAGATCATGGGTGAGCATCGCCACGGCGGCTTCGCAGACTACATCGCAATGCCCAGCGCTTGCTTTTTCCCTCTTCCCGACGATACGGATTTGGTGGCTGCGGGCGCTTTGATGACCGGCCATCTTACCGCCTGGCGCATGCTGTTCGGCAAACGTGCGCTGCAACCCGGCGAAAGCGTCATGATCGTCGGCATCGGCGGGGGTGTCGCGGTCGCCTGCCTTCAGCTTGCAAAGCTGGTCGGTGCCCGCGTCTTAGTCACCTCCTCCAGCGACGAGAAAATCGCCAGGGCCATCAAACTGGGCGCGGATGGTGGCGTCAACTATCGGAAAGACAGGGTATCGGCCGCGATCCAGCAGATGAGCGGTGGCGGTGTCGACATGGTGATCGACAGCGTCGGAGAAGCGAGCTGGGGTGAATCGCTGCGTTCCCTACGTCGCGGCGGCCGCCTCGTCACCTGCGGTGCGACCACGGGTTCCAACCCGCCGGCCGATCTGCAGCGGGTGTTCATCCGTCAGCTGGAGATATATGGCTCGACCGGCGGCAGCGTCGGGGAATTCCGACAGCTGCTCGATGTGTTCAATCGCGGCTTGGTCAAGCCGGTGATCGACTCCTCCTTCAAGATGGCGGACACCCCTTCGGCCCTTGCACGACTCGCCTCCGGAGCGCAGTTCGGCAAGGTTTCGCTCGTGGCTTAG